CTAAAACGCTATCTGGGTAAGAAACCTGTGCATCTGATTTGGACAAAAGAGGAGATTGGGAGGGCTAGGAAGGAAATAGatggagattcccccccccccaaatcaggagTTTACAGGCTCAGGCAGGAAGGGTCAttcaggaggagaaagagacacCAACCGGAAAAAGGCCTGAACAAACACATTGCATTGTGAGGAGGGACTACGGCAAGGGAGCTTGTGGCAGCTTGAGGTCACCCGCCAGAGGCGACAAGCTGTGCTGTGCCCTTGGCAAGGGATCAGAGAGGACCTGGTGAGGTCACCCTAGAAGCTGTGCCAGAGGCTGAGTCACGCACCCAGCAATGCACCTTTGCTGCcagaaaagggaggagggggaaaaagatgggttgggaatgaagcttttaaaaaagtacatGCTGGCAGATGCCACAGCCCTGGGGCGCTTGGCTACATTGATTTTGTGCCAGCTTCACAGGGTGAGGGCCTCCGGGCCCAAGGCAAAAGCTTTCTTTGTTATCTCTGAGTTTCAGAATTCAAAACGCATGCAAGATCTGAGAGTCTGGATTGTACCCCTTTAGCCAGCCAGGTATGTGCACTTGGGGCAGGGTCCTGTTCTGGAATGTCCCtctatagttgttgttgtttttcctatcAAAGTATCCCTGCATGGAGTTAGCTAGAACCTCAAGGAAAGATCCAAACATTTCCCCCTGAAGTGCTGGTTTTCTAGATGCATGGGTGGAAGGAATTCAAATGCACAGGCACTCCACGTACACATGCCCCCATAAGCCCCAGTGACGCAATGTGGGAAAACAACCGAATGAAGCAGAAAAAGTGTAAAAATGGGGTTGAATGTTTCTGCTGGGCTTTCTTGCAATCACACTTACCTCTCCCAGAGAGCCCTTCCTGGCAAACAGCCTTTTGTAAACTACAGTCTCTTAAGAGACAGTTGCCCCCTCCCTTCCTGTTCACTTCGGCAACCAAGTCAGAGAGAATTGGCTCTCCAAGATGGAGGGGCCAAAACCAAAGGGCAATGTTTGTTTCTCTGAACACCCCCACAGGAAAGACTCCGGCATCTATTCCTCAACAGTTCTGCCAGATCCCGGAAACGGGGTTTCTCCCCGCCTCTGACAGCTTCATCTGCCGCTTTCCTTCGAAGAGGAGGATGCTGGCAGCCATGGCACAGTTCAAGCTGTCCACGCCAGGGACCACTGGGATGACCAGCCGCTTCCCCCCAGTGCTCTGGGCCAGCTGCCTGGCTTCCGTGCTCACGCCGTTGGTCTCCCCACCAATCACCACCGCCGTCGCGGGACCCTCCATCCAGGGCTCAGAGTAAGGCTGGACTTCCAGCCGGCCCGATTCTTGCCTCTCGTCTTCGCTGCCATCCAAATCACGGTCCCAATCCTGCAGAGCCGGCTTCGCCTTCAGGTTGTAGGGCCGCGAGACCCAGCCATGGCTGGCAGCGTTCTGTGCCACTGCCGGTGTGGCCTGTGCCTGTGCCTGGGAGCAGTCAGCCACATGCACACAGGTGTCAGGGACGAGGTAGCTTGGCAGGACCCCCCAGTCTAGGTTGGAAAGGATGGAGAGGCGGAAGTGAGCTCCCATCCCTGCCCGGAGGACTTTGGGCTCCCAGGCGTCGACGCAGCCTGGAGtacggggagagggagaaggagaaatgtTAGAAGAGTCTGGAGCAGTCTTGTGGAGAATGACACACTGCTAGGACAATaggggtgggacgcgggtggcgctgtgggttaaccacagagcctaggacttgccgatcagaaggtcggcgattcgaatccctgcggcggggtgagctcccgttgctcggtccctgctcctgccaacctagcagttcgaaagcatgtcaaagtgcaagtagataaataggtaccactccggcgggaaggtaaacggcatttccgtgcgctgctctggttcgccagaagcggcttggtcatgctggccacatgacccggaagctgtacgccggctcccttggccaataaagcgagatgagcgccgcaaccccagagtcggccatgactggacctaatggtcaggggtccctttagctttaggACAATAGAGACTTTGAAAAAGAGTGGGAaccttttatattatatttgcagaaacaaagaatttTGACCTGATggtaggatttaaataaacattcacaattttatGGATAGTGAATAGATAATgtaataaaaggaaaaaatatgacaTTTTTAGAAAATAGCAAAATATACTAATGAGGTTAGTAAATCAGAAATGGTAGTCGAGGGAAGtccaaaaggggggagggagagatggttATGTAAGCTGTATGTTATAAGTATATATGTAatgagagaaaagaaaattaattttaaaaaaaattaagagaatGACACACTGCTGAcctaaaaatattttaagcaacCAGCTAATGACAGGTCTGTGTTagcatttcattttgcttttaatttttatttgtatacctcctttctatattactatacgcAAGGtgatttacaagctgaagaaacagcaaAGATCGCACACCTTATAACAATGTGATCCAATAAACAAAAGAAGGAACTCAGGATTCAAGCACCAATGCATTCTCCCTGTGAGCCTCAGGAATGCCTGACTGCCTTTAACAGTGGAGGCAAGCATTGCTAGCAGGAGCAGCAGCCATGGATACTAGCAGCCCTGCTGGTAGATGAAAAAGGCACAGCCCACTTAAGCACTCCTCATTCAAGGAGCCTCTTCGGATgtcactcagcagctgccagCAAGAAACTGGACCACTAGGGTTTGCTAAGAGACTGACTCAGGTTCAGCTGGCCCTAAAAGAACTCTGAAATTTCCCCCTCtaccctccccatccctttttccttttatggTGTGACTTTGAGATTGCAAAGCCCAAAGgcatgtgttgttttttaattgtaacAAATGCTTCAAAAAATATGAATAGAAAAGTAAACTTCCtttggggaggcgggggggggagggggaggattcTCATTTCATGAAAGTGGTCGCAATCCCAATTCCACAGatctttttaaaagattaaaGGAGGAAGCTTTCCAGAAGCAAAGCCTGCCCCTTTTGCATACCTGAAGCCTTATCAAGTCCTTGAGTCAGGTCAGCTTTGGAGAGGCCCTGCATATCTTACAGCCATAGGTTTGGAAATGTGTCATAACAAAAGCTGCTTTGTTAAAGGGTTAATGGCAACAGGCTTCTTGATTAAGAAAACTCCGTTACCCATCAGTTTTATCTCCTTGGAGCCAAACCGCCCCAAACCCATCAGGTTCTAGTCTTTCTCAGCCTGATGCCTTCAAGTTTGGGACAATTAATTCCCATCAGGCCACAGAATGCAGAGAAAGCCTGAGAGCAGGGACAGGGAATATTTCTGAGCCCTCTCCCcatctgcaatttccagcaactgttattcaaaGGCATGTTGCAGTTTCTGATTCACTCTCTCTTAAAGCTGTCCAGGTTGgtggcagtcactgcctcttgtgggaccaACCAGCTGGCCTCTGGGAAGACCCCAAACAGGTCCTGCCCCAAGGAGCGGAAGCAGAATTGGAACCCAGCTCTGATCTATCCATAGAGTGACGCTCCCCACCTTTTAGAAGCAGCACCCTGCTGCAGCCTGCTCCAGCAGCTGATCTCAGGAGGGTGCCCATGTTCCCTGGGTCGCGGATGTTGTCGCAGATCAGAGAGAGGGGCAGCGCATGTTCTTGCTGGACTTTTGGGTACGGCATTTTGGCGTGGTCTGGTCTGGAGAAGATTCCTGGAGGAAATGCAGCCAGGGAAGATTCCTTTAGTACAAGGGTGGAGGCTCCTCAGACCCGCAGGCTCAAATGGGCCCCTCGGGACCCTCCCAAagcctctccccaggccacaccccctactggccctgcttcacacacCCCATGAGTGACTGAAATTCTGGAGtgccacttccagtcagtgtagacactactgagctagatgggtcaatacagtctgactcagtataaggcagcttcccatgttcctctttaaaccaGCCCCtcataaggactagaatcttgttTTAATTTCAGGAAAAGAGCTGTGACTCCgagacaaagtacagtggtacctctggttatgtatttaattcgttccagaggtccgttcttaacctgaaactattcttaacctgaagcaccacttcagctaatggggcctcccactgctgctgcgccgctggagcatgatttctgttctcatcctgaagcaaagttcttaacccaaggtactatttctgggttagcagagtctgtaacctgaagcgtctgtaacctgaagcgtatgtaacccgaggtaccactgtatcagcctcTCCCTGGTTTAATTTCCAGCACTTCCAGCTTGGGCTGGGAATATCCTCTTGTCTgagaccctgcagagctgctgccagccagtgtgaatGTTACTGAGCTCAGAGGGACTAACGGCCTGCCtgtgtataaggcagcctccctACGTTCCTGATGAACTTACCAATCACACCCTGAGATGTGATGACATCAGACCAGGTCTTGAGGTCTTCAAACTTCACCTTAACAAGGCTGACGCCTTTCAGCTTGTCCACTGGCAGTTCCTTCAAATGCTCTATGGCACTGAAGAAGAGTGTCTGGGGAACGGCGCCAGCTGCCAGCGCGTCGGTGATGAGTCGCCTGCCCTCCAGCAGGATCTTCCCGTGTCTCTCGCGAAATGACCTGGACTTGGCAAGTGTCACCACTTTGCTGCAGAGAAACAGATCCGTCAAGCCCACAAACTTTTCTTCCCCAGGCTGGTTGACAAATGTTATCTGTAGCCCAAAAAAATGACAACCACCAAAAGCGATAGAGCACATCAGCCTGCTCAACCAGAGGTGGTTCTTTCAACAGAAACAAATCCAAAATGTGCACAACTGTTTCCATTTACAACAAGCCCCCCAATACCAGGAGAATGGTTGTAGCTCCACGGTACAGCCTCAGTGTTTCATTCacaaggctccaggttcaatccttggcatctcctggGAGGGTTGCCTTCCTGAAGTCATGGAAAGTCACTGCTAGGCAGtgcagacaattctgagctagatggacgggTTGCTCTAACTTGCTATAAGGCTGCTTTCTGTATCAACCCATCCAATCTCCATCACATCCTTCTGCAGCCTTTTTCTGCCAAACAAAAAACTAGAGAGGATGTGTATCTATGGTGCGGGAAGGAAAACTTACCCTGCTTCCAGAGCCACATGGAAGACTGACTAAATGAAAGCCATGTGGACTTAGGGACATTGGGAAGTTGCACTGCCTTGCTTGCCAGAGAGCATCATTGCAAGGGGGCAAATAACCCAGCTCATTTGTTTCCTCTACCCTTCCCTTCTCCTGccgcatcataattcaaaagcatcaattctttggcgatcagccttctttatgatccagctctcacttccatacatcactactgggatgtatggaagtgagagctggaccatcaagaaggctgatcgccgaagaatggatgcttttgaattctggtgctggaggagactcttgagagtcccatggactgcaagaagatcaaacctccccattctgaaggaaatcagccctgagtgctcactggaaggacagatcctgaagctgaggctccaatactttggccacctcaggagaagagaagactccctggaaaagaccctgatgttgggaaagatggagggcacaaggagaaggggacgacagaggacgagatgcgaccagcatgagtttgaccaaactgcgggagggagtggaagacaggagtgcctggcgtgctctggttcatggggtcacgaagaggcggacacgactaaacgtctAAATGACGACAACACCCTTCCCTTCTGTTTTTCCTTTCACGCTGCAAATACTCAAGACTGCGAATTAGCAGACAGAGAAGACTGCCTAATCTTTTAATATACAGTTGGCACTTTTTTCCCAAGTAGTTTAAAAACGCTTCTTATCaagttttaatattattattataggaaaCCAGTGTGCTGCAGCGGCTGAAATGTTGGGTTAGGCACTCTggcagaccagagttcaaatcatCTCAGCCGTGAAGCAGTCATGCTCTCCCAGCCTAATTAACCTCACAGGGTTCGTGTGGgaataaaatggggaaagaaCCCTGCTGGTGGAAGGGTGGGgtttaaatgcaacaaacaaacatttcCATCCTTCTCTGGCTCCCATCCACccagaactgcaactcccagaggCCCTTGCGCGCAGCCTTTCTCGCCTGCCCTGGTggctcttgggagttgtagtccctttCCCATTCGTCGCTTCCCGGCCTCCGCCCGTGCCCAACAACAACCCCCAGAATGCCTTGCGCGCACGCGTGGCCTTGCCTAAGTCTCTTGTCTCCGGATTGCGCCTTCTGGAAGCAGAGTTCCGCTTCTTTGCGTTCCGGccccttcttctcttctttcgcGGCCGCTGCCTTTGGGGCCTTGCTCTCCCAGCCGGCCTGGTCCCGAGGCTTCTTCGAAGGGCCGGCCTTGGGCTGAGGGGGGCCGGGGACGACCTGTCGTTGCTCCTCCCGCGTCTCCGCGACGGAGGGCAGCACGCGGACGGGGCTCCTCTTCAGCGCGCGGACCCCTCGCCGCCCGGCCGCGCTGCCCAAGGCCGGCCTGAGCAGCAAGAAGGGGGCTCGCGCTCCCCTCATGAAGGCCGCCATATTGGTTCCTGGCGCGGGCGTCGAGCGGGATTTCCCCTTCTCCGACTATCGCGAGATATCCGTTACTAATGGCAACAGCGTCCTTTTTTTATATACCGGCCCTAAAAAGCCATAGAGATGGAAGAGGGGCGTAAAAACGTTTGTTCGCAACTTCCAGGAGACATTCGGAAGCGGCCATTGGCTGAGAGTCCCTTGTAGAGATATGGCATAGTAGTCATGGTTGCGGTTTCCAGGCTCACACTTTTAAGATGCACCCGACATGGTGTTCACCATAGATATATAAAGTTTTAGAGACACCACTCAACGTTCGTGGAAAAATATGAATTATAGAAGCCTTCAAAAATAAGTTTTATCGTTTTCAAGAGCGCTGTCTGATTTGAGGCGACAGCGCTCTTGAAAAAGATAAAACTTATTTTTGAAGGCttctaaaattcattttaaaagttgCCTCAGGTTTAGGCGGCGTGTCGTGACGTCATTCCCACGCGCCAGAAAGGGGAGAGGATAAATACAAAACCAACCCCACCCCCTGAATCAGGCGACCGCGCTTGCTCGCGAATCACTTCTGTGTGGGCGGATTTGCGCGTGAGGCGGAGTCTGGCAAGAAAGACAAGACCGCTGAATATGAAGGCTCGGCGGGCGCTGCATTTCGTGTTCAAAGTGGGCGACCGAGCCGAGACCGCGCGCTTCTACCGGGATGTACTGGGCATGCGCGTAAGTGGGGGCGCGAGGCGGTGGGCGGTTAGGAAGCGGCCTTGGCTGTTTGGGGGGAGGGCTTTTTGAGGCAGGGATGACGTCACGACTACGGGTGCCCCAGGGTCCCAAGCCACGCGGGAACGAGTTGGTTTGGTTTTTGAGCGTCTTCCCCTAGAGCGGCTAGTTAATTACGGCGGCCTCTTTGGCCCAATCTTTCCTGAAGATGCGGCGTTTGCTTTCGTGAACGTTTGCAGCTCCTGATTACGCCGCAGAGCGGCGCACTTAGTTTTTCAGGAATGCATTGATTTTATATAAGTAACAAACTTCAGGAAAAAAATCTGCGTGTGTCTCTGTATATCTATATAGATAGAGTCACATGTTGCGTTTAAGATcactttggaataataataacaacaacaataataataataataacttatttatttataccccacccatctggctgagtttccccagccactctgggcggctcccaattgagtgttaaaagcaatacagcatcaagtattaaaaacttccctaaacaggcctgccttcagatgtcttttaaaagataagatagctgcttatttccttgacatctgaagggagggtgttccacagggcgggcgccttgtgttaaaatgcaatattaaaaacaattttaaaaatagtgtCCCCAAAGCATGCACGTCAAAAGTGTCAAAAGCCTTCTTGTTTGTGCcttaatgttatttttttaaaaacaaacaggttCTAAGGCATGAAGAATTTGAAGAAGGCTGCAAGGCCACTTGTAACGGGTACGTCGTCTTCATTTTCGTTGTTTCTCATCAAAGCGGACGTTTCCCTCGACACTCTTgagcaggcctaggcaaactcggccttccagatgttttcggactacaactcccatcatccctagctaacaggaccagtggtcagggatggtgggagttgtagtaccaaaacatctggagggccaagtttacctAGGCCTGCTCTTGAGTGTTTGGAGGCAGTAGCCCCAAAGGGGTGGAGAGCTCTGAGGCAGGTGCTGCTGCCTGACAACACAAGCTTCTTCTGCCAATAGTGCCTGCGATATAAATGCTCCCTCGCTTCCCATTGGCTGACCTTCTGTGACATCATGGGACGGGCGCAACAATTCTACCTGTGTATAGTGCCAGTGTCTGGATAGAATGCTGCCCTTCAAATGAGTGCAGTGTTGGGTGGAAAGGAGTTGTGAACCATTGATGAGAGTAGAAGACTGGGAAGGTAGATGGGAAACTAATCAGAATAGAAAAAAGCTGCCAATCTGACCTGGTATGTCTGCCCATCAATCAAGCCCTTGATTGCcctctctgactggcagtggctttccagagtttcaggaaaGAGTCTCGCTCaaccctacccagagatgccagaCTTGGGACCTTCTCATGCAAGGCATGTTCTCTGCCATTACGTTGGCATCTGAGTGATCTGAAGAACCCCAGAGGAGAGGAAGATGTAGGCTTTTTTCCTCCTAAGTTATTGCAATACAAATAAAAGGCAGCTGTGTTTCTAGCCCCTATGACGGCAAGTGGAGTAAAACGATGGTGGGCTACGGCCCAGAAGACAACCACTTCGTCGCGGAGCTAACCTACAATTACGGAATTGGAGATTACCGCCTCGGCAACGATTTCCTGGTAGGCACCGCTTCATTCGGTTGATAAGTGAGAAGGTTTGCAAAGTACATTGGTTCTGGGATCGCTAAGGCTTAGTTTCGGCCTAAAAGAACGGGTGAAATGAACAAAGCACTGAGTAGGCCCTGGGAGTGCGGTGGGCCACATTTCTCTTTATAGGAAAGGTAAAAAGCTCTGCGGTTGCTGTTGGGGGACTTTGGAGTTTGCATAGCAAAGGGACTAGTGAGCTTTTGTGGACTGTGTGTTCTGAGACTTGGAGTCTTCGATTGGGGTAGGGTTAGGTGTACTGCAGGGGttaggaaacctttggccctcctgatgctgctaaactacaactcccatcagcaccagcaagcatggccaatgggcacagaggatgggagctgcagttaagCAAAATCTTGCTCAGTGCCCTCCATCAAAAAATTCCAGGACGGTTTTGATCTGTTCTtagtcaatttttattttaacttttggaaagtcttaaattattgttaatttttcttattgatgattttattctttctgtaaagtgctttgagggtttttctttTACAAGCAAGCAGtgtataagttttatgaaatgaaaaaaattgtAAAGAAAAATGGCCTTGTCTAGAGAGGCCGGTCAGAAAGCGAGACCTCTGAAGCCTATCCAACAGCTTGGGCACTTTCAGAAACTTTAAAGGTCAAAAATGGCAGGCAGGTGTTATTTTTTTATACTGCTACAACttctacatttatatcccacttttactccaaggagctcaaggcggtgagcatgtttcccccctcctcctcttgccattttattgcaaacacaaccctgtgaggcaggttaggctgagaaagagcAATTGGCCCCAGGTCATCCAGGGCTGTGATTCTGGGGTTATTTTCTTCttatgattttcttcttcttcttgccatgCCAGGGGATGACTATTGTGTCCAGCCAGGCTGTGAGCAATGCCAAAAAGCTGCAGTGGCCGCTCAAAGAGATCTCAGCAGGCGTCTACGAAACAGAAGCCCCAGGAGGCTACAAGTTCTGCCTGGAAGACAAAACGTCATCAAAGGAAGGTAAAGAGGGGGTGCCATATGATACTCTGTAGTTAGGATGACAGTGGATTCATCTGCCCGTGGAGATTCAGCCTTCTGAAAAATATTCTTTTCCTTCAAGCTTATGCAGGCAGTTAAGAATGCCTCTTTCGACAATTGCtaactgatttctgattttaattaccgaatttttcgctctataagacgcacctagtttttggaggaggaaaacaagaaaaaaaatattctgaatctcagaagccagaatagcaagagggatcactgtgcagtgaaagcagcaatccctcttgttgttctggcttctgggatagctgcacagcctgcattcgctccataagatgcacacacatttccccttactttttaggagggcaaaagtgagtcttatagagcaaaaaatacggtatttgatatGGCTTCCATCGTATTGTTTTTATGTTCAATTGCTGCAAACTGCAAAATAATGAATCAGCAGTACAGTCAACCCCCAATGGACGCGCGTTCAATATGTGTACGACTGTGCATACGCTCATCATGCCAAACCCCCGGAAGTGACctaaaaatgtcacaaaaaggaGCAGAACTTAGCTGGGTGGGGGTGGAACTGGGTCGGAatagggtgtttgcaggcttttaaaaAGGTGTTTCGAATATACGCAGTTTCGCTGACGTGTGCAGTGaccagaacataacccctgcgtAAATGCGGGTGGGGGAGAGGCGTTGCCTGTATATAACCAGTTTTTATAAAGAATAACAATAAAGTTGGGGAGAGGAACTACCAGCCACCAGCCCCGAATTTCTTGCAATCCTCAATCCGGTGCCTAAAGCCCACCCATTTGTGAAGCTCTTCCGTTCTTCCAGATCCTGTGCTGAAGGTTACTTTGGCCGTGTCCAGCCTGCAGAAATCTGTGGAATACTGGTCCAAGTTCCTGGGCATGAAGCTGTACGAGAAGGACGAAGACAAACAGAAGGCTCTGCTCGGCTATGGAGATAACCAGGTGAGGCTGAAGGGGCACCAGGCAGCTGAGGGGATCCTCAGGGCATCTTCCAGGTATGTGTGGCAGAGACAGGGGCCACCATTCCAGCTTCTGCAGTGGTTGGGCGTCTATGGCTCTCAGTACCCAGcatgtcacgactggacctaatggtcaggggtccctttcccttttgaagggacgtgggtggcgctgtgggttaaaccacagagcctagggcttgctgatcagaaggtcggcagttggaatccctgcgacggggtgagctcccgttgctcagtcccagctcctgccaacctagcagttcaaaagcacctcaaagtgcaagtagataaataggtaccgctctggcgggaaggtaaacggcatttccgtgcgctgctctggtttgccagaagtggcttggtcatgctgtatgccggctccctcggccaataaagcgagatgagcaccgcaaccccagagtcggccacgactggacctaatggtcaggggtccctttccctttccttcctttctaccCAGCACTGTGTAccaggcgctgtggtctaaagcactgagcctagggcttgccgatcggaaggtaggcggttc
This genomic window from Podarcis raffonei isolate rPodRaf1 chromosome 15, rPodRaf1.pri, whole genome shotgun sequence contains:
- the MRM3 gene encoding rRNA methyltransferase 3, mitochondrial, with protein sequence MAAFMRGARAPFLLLRPALGSAAGRRGVRALKRSPVRVLPSVAETREEQRQVVPGPPQPKAGPSKKPRDQAGWESKAPKAAAAKEEKKGPERKEAELCFQKAQSGDKRLSKVVTLAKSRSFRERHGKILLEGRRLITDALAAGAVPQTLFFSAIEHLKELPVDKLKGVSLVKVKFEDLKTWSDVITSQGVIGIFSRPDHAKMPYPKVQQEHALPLSLICDNIRDPGNMGTLLRSAAGAGCSRVLLLKGCVDAWEPKVLRAGMGAHFRLSILSNLDWGVLPSYLVPDTCVHVADCSQAQAQATPAVAQNAASHGWVSRPYNLKAKPALQDWDRDLDGSEDERQESGRLEVQPYSEPWMEGPATAVVIGGETNGVSTEARQLAQSTGGKRLVIPVVPGVDSLNCAMAASILLFEGKRQMKLSEAGRNPVSGIWQNC
- the GLOD4 gene encoding glyoxalase domain-containing protein 4, whose amino-acid sequence is MKARRALHFVFKVGDRAETARFYRDVLGMRVLRHEEFEEGCKATCNGPYDGKWSKTMVGYGPEDNHFVAELTYNYGIGDYRLGNDFLGMTIVSSQAVSNAKKLQWPLKEISAGVYETEAPGGYKFCLEDKTSSKEDPVLKVTLAVSSLQKSVEYWSKFLGMKLYEKDEDKQKALLGYGDNQCKLELQGIGQAVDHGAAFGRIAFSCPKEELPGIEALMKKEGQKILTPLVSLDTPGKATVQVVILADPDGHEICFVGDEAFRELSKVDPNGGKLLDEAMAADKSHEWFAKRNTPKPSA